Proteins from a single region of Limisphaera ngatamarikiensis:
- a CDS encoding PEP-CTERM sorting domain-containing protein (PEP-CTERM proteins occur, often in large numbers, in the proteomes of bacteria that also encode an exosortase, a predicted intramembrane cysteine proteinase. The presence of a PEP-CTERM domain at a protein's C-terminus predicts cleavage within the sorting domain, followed by covalent anchoring to some some component of the (usually Gram-negative) cell surface. Many PEP-CTERM proteins exhibit an unusual sequence composition that includes large numbers of potential glycosylation sites. Expression of one such protein has been shown restore the ability of a bacterium to form floc, a type of biofilm.) — translation MRKQLALLILGAGLATASAQLTIYNHQFNGSGGPLNGTPETVSGVAWQAGSVFLDNGVVQTLVAGSANGQAAWLPFTPQDGLIYTATATILNNQPNWIAFGFLPATPPGGLNWTDTSFQVRHSNNGAYLWALTRNNPTAADQQAFVGPNTSGGLADFNGDLADPSQPVEIKIVLDTTASTWTAEFFLNGTSRGTVNVPDAAKTAIGGIGFSRDRNATDNPGGAIQSFTLTVVPEPTTGALLLTGLALLAAGRSRRAL, via the coding sequence ATGAGAAAACAACTCGCACTCCTGATCCTCGGCGCGGGGCTGGCCACTGCGTCGGCCCAGCTGACGATCTATAATCACCAGTTCAACGGCTCCGGCGGGCCACTGAACGGCACACCGGAGACCGTCAGCGGCGTGGCGTGGCAGGCCGGATCGGTCTTCCTGGACAACGGCGTCGTGCAAACCTTGGTGGCCGGCTCGGCCAACGGCCAGGCCGCCTGGTTGCCCTTCACGCCACAAGACGGGCTGATCTACACGGCCACCGCCACAATCCTGAACAATCAACCGAACTGGATCGCGTTTGGATTCCTGCCGGCCACACCGCCGGGAGGCCTGAACTGGACAGATACAAGCTTCCAGGTCCGCCACTCCAACAATGGCGCCTACTTGTGGGCGCTCACCCGCAACAATCCCACTGCGGCAGATCAACAGGCCTTCGTGGGACCCAACACCAGTGGCGGTCTGGCTGACTTCAACGGCGACCTGGCGGATCCCTCACAGCCGGTGGAGATCAAGATCGTCCTTGATACCACGGCAAGCACCTGGACCGCCGAGTTCTTCCTGAACGGCACGAGCCGGGGGACCGTCAATGTGCCGGATGCGGCCAAAACCGCCATCGGCGGTATTGGGTTTAGCCGCGACCGCAACGCCACGGACAACCCCGGCGGCGCGATCCAATCCTTCACCCTGACGGTCGTGCCTGAGCCGACCACCGGCGCACTGCTGCTGACCGGCTTGGCCCTGCTCGCCGCAGGCCGCTCGCGTCGAGCTCTGTGA